The DNA segment AATCAGCGGGTCCGGGAGCTGGGCGCCCGCAACAGCCTCTTCCAGAACCCCCACGGGCTCGACGCGGCCGGCCACTACACCACCGCCTACGACCTGGCCCTGATCACCCGTACGGCCATGCGGTACCCCGTCTTCGCCCGCATCGTCCAGACCCGGGAGCACCCAAGCGCCTGGGGCACCTGGAGCAACACCAACCGCCTCCTCTGGAGCTACGAGGGAACCGTGGGCGTCAAGACCGGCACCACCGGCAACGCCGGGAACTGCCTTGTGACCGCCGTCAACCGGGAGGGCCTGGAGCTGGTGAGCGTGGTCCTGGGCAGCCCCGATCGCTGGTCCGAGTCGGTCCGGCTCCTCGAATGGGGCTTCGACACCTTCCGGCGGCTCGAGCTGGCCAGCGCCCACGCCCCCCTGGTGGAAGCCGCCGCCCCCGGTACCGAGGAGGCCATCCCCCTGGCCTCACCCCAACCCGTGCAGCTCCTGGTGCGGAAGGACCAGGTGGACGACGTCCAACTCCGGGTGCGGCTCGCGCCCGTGCGGCTGCCCGTCCGCCGCTTCGAGCCTCTGGGGCAGGTGGATCTCCTCCTGGGCGACGAGGTCGTGCGAACCCTCCCCCTGGAGGCGGCCGCCAGCGTGGGTCAACCCTCGTGGTGGCACCTCCTGCTGGGCCGGTGACCGGGCGGGCGCCGCCCCCCCGAGCTCCTTAACCCGCCGGCTCCAGCGGGGCCAGGGACCGGACGAAGGTCCGCACGCCCTGGTCGGGGAAGGCGACCGTCACCTTCTCGTCGCGCCCCGCAGGCTCCACTCGCACCACGGTGCCCACGCCGAAGTGGCGGTGGCGCACCCGCTGGCCCGGCCGGAAGGCCTCCTCAGTCTCGCCTGCGGGAGGGTGCCCTCCGGACAGAGCCGCAGCCACCTCGCGCCCCCCCGGCGCCTCCCCCGCCCGCCGCCGGGCAGCAGCCCCCGGGCCCCCTGGGTGGTCACGTCCTGGCGGAGATGCTCGGGGATCTCTTCAATGAAGCGGCTCATGGGGTTGAAGCCCGTGGACCCGTAGAGCGTGCGCTGCCTGGCGCATGTGAGCACCAGCACCTGCTGCGCCCGCGTCATGCCCACGTAGGCCAGGCGCCGCTCCTCCTCGATCTCCCCCGGCTCCCACACGGCCCGGCTGTGGGGGAAGACCCCTTCCTCCAGGCCCACCAGGAAGACCACGGGGAACTCCAGGCCCTTGGCCGCGTGGAGGGTCATGAGGGTGACGCTCCCGCTCCGGCTATCGTAGGCGTCCACGTCCGAGACCAGCGCCACCTGCTCCAGGAACTCCGAAAGCTTCCCCGGCTGGCCGCCTTCCTGGTCGTCGAACTGCTGGGTCACCGTGAGGAACTCCTGCAGGTTCTGGATGCGGCTCTCCGCGTCGGGCCCGAACTCGGCCTGGAGCGCCTCCAGGTACCCCGACTCCTGCAGCACCCGGCCCACCAGGTCCGTGACGGTGAGCCGGCCCGCCTCGGCCCGGAGCCCCTCCAGGAGCGCGTGGAACTCGGCCAGGCGGCGGCGGTACTGCACCGACAGGCCCTCCACCCGCCCCGCCTGCCCCATGGCCTCGTAGAGGCTCATGGACTGGCCCAGCTCGTTCACCTGGGTACGGGCGAAGGCCTCCACCCGGCCCAGGGTCCCCTCGCCGATGCCCCGCCGGGGCACGTTCACGATCCGCTCCAGGCTCACCCGGTCCCGGGGGTTGGCCAGCACCCGCAGGTAGCCCAGCAGGTCCTTGATCTCCTTCCGGTCGTAGAAGCGCAGGCCCGCCACGATCCGGTACGGGAGCCCCCGCCGCACGAACTCCTCCTCGAAGGCGCGCGACTGGGCGTGGGTGCGGTAGAGCAGGGTGAACTCCCCGTACCCGCGCCCCCGCCGGTGCCCGAGCTCGATCGCGTCCGCGACGAAGGCGGCCTCGTGGCGCTCGTCCACGGCCTGGTAGACGTACACGGGGTCGCCCTCGGGGTGCTCGGTCCAGAGCCGCTTCTGGGGCCTGTCCAGGTTGTTGGCGATGACGTGGTTGGCCGATTCGAGGATGCGGGCCGTGGAGCGGTAGTTCTGCTCCATCAGGACCACCCGGGCGTCGGGGTAGTCCCGCTCGAACTCCAGGATGTTGCGGACGTCGGCGCCCCGCCAGCCGTAGATGGACTGGTCCGCGTCGCCCACCACGCACAGGTTCCGGTGCGCGGCGGCCAGCCGGTTCACCAGCAGGTACTGCGCGTGGTTGGTGTCCTGGTACTCGTCCACCAGGACGTGGCGGAAGCGCTCCTGGTAGCGGCGGAGCACCTCGGGGGACTCCTCCAGCATCCGGTTCGCCTGGAGGAGGAGGTCGTCGAAGTCGAGCGCGTTCGCCTCCTCCAGCCCCTGCTGGTAGAGACGGTAGACCTTCGCCACCTGCCTCTCCCAGGGGTCCGACGCCCGCTCCGCGTATGCCTCGGGCGCCGTCGTCTCGTTCTTGGCGGCGCTGATGGCGCCCAGGATCGAGCGCGGCTCGTAGCGCTTGGAGTCGATGTTCAGCTCCTTCATGACCCGGCGCACCAGCACGAGCTGGTCCGAACCGTCGAAGATGCCGAAATCGGGGCGGAGGCCGATGGCCCGGCCCGACTGGCGGAGCATACGCACGCAGGTGGCGTGGAAGGTGCCGATCCACGCCTGCTCCGCACGGGCGCCGATGAGCCGCTCGATGCGCTGGCGCATCTCGTTGGCCGCCTTGTTGGTGAAGGTCACGGCCAGGATGGCGTGGGCGGGCACGCCCCGGACCTCGATGAGGTAGGCGATGCGGTAGGTGAGCACCCGGGTCTTGCCGGATCCCGCCCCGGCCACGACCAAGAGCGGCCCATCCCCGTGCTCCACCGCCTCCCGCTGGCGCGGGTTCAACTCCTTGAGCCAGTCGGTCACCCTTCAAGCCCCCTGCCAAGCGTTGGCACGGCTTTCATTATAGATGGGCCGCCGGGGGATGTCACGCGGGCGCCCCGGGGCCTTCCCGATCGGGGACGTCCTCGGCCGGACCCACGATCCGCTGGGCCAGGTTGACCCGCAGGTCGATCTCCAGGTCGTGGCCCACCAGCCGGACCACGGGCCGGGCGGGGACGCCCTCGTTCAGTTGCACCACGAGGGCCCTCTCGCCCGTGTTCAAGCGCACCAGGGTGCCCACGGGGTAGGGGGCGACCCGGGCCAGGAAGGTACGGATCACGTCGGGGTCGAAGGTCTTGCCCGACTCCGCTTCCATGAGGGCCAAGACCTGGTACACGGGCCTGGCCGGGCGGTAGGCCCGATCGGTGGTCATGGCGTCGAAGACGTCCACCACGGCCACGATCCGGGCGAAGAGGTGGATCTTCTCGCCGGCCAGCCCCCGGGGGTAGCCGCTGCCGTTCCAGCGCTCGTGGTGCTGGTAGGCCACGTGGGCCGACCGCAGGTCGAACCCGGGGTTCTTGCGCAGGATCTCGAAGCCGTGGACCGTGTGCTGCTGCATCAGCCGGTACTCCTCGTCGGTGAGCTTCCCTGGCTTGTTCCAGACCGCGTCGGCGATCTTCACCTTCCCCACGTCGTGGAGGAGGGCGCCCACGGCCAGGGGCAGCAGGTCCTTCCGCTCCAGCCCCTGGTGGATCCCCAGGAGGCTCGCGGTCACGCCCACGCCCACCGAGTGGTTGAAGACGTAGTCCTGCATCGCCCGGATGTCGGCCAGCTCCAGCACCACGTTTCGGTTGGCCAGCACCTCTTCCAGCACCGAGACCACCGCCTGGGTGACCCGCTTCGTGTCCGCCAGGGTCGCGGCCAAACCCTTCCGCATCCGCTCCATGTACTGCTTCACCGAATGGTATGCCTCGCGGCGCACCCGCTCCGAGACCACCTCGGCGGCCTCCGCGGCGGCCGAGGCGGTGAGGGCGGCGTCCCCAGGATCGCGAACATAAAGGGTCTGGATGCCGAACTGAGCCAGGCGGTCCAGGACGTGGGGCGTCAGGACCACTCCAGGAGCCACCAGGGTGCGGCCCTCGGCGTACACCGGGCGCCCCAGCACCATGCCGGGCCGGACGTCCTTCAGCAAAAGGAGCCTCATGGCTCTCCCCCCATTCGTCCCCCAACCCCGGCGACCCCGTGCCAGCCACCGCCCCCTCGAAGGACCCAGGGGTGCGTGGTCCGGCTTCAGGAAACATGTACCGCTTTCCAGTTCGCCCTGCGCCCCCCGGCCCCTCCCGATCCTTCCAGCAGGTTCCATCGCTGCGATTGCGAAGGTATGCACAGGACCATGCACCCAGGGACACGGGGGTGGGCTTGTGCGCGTCGTGATTGCACCCGATTCCTTCAAGGGGAGCCTGGACGCGGCCGATGTGGCCGCCGCCCTGGCCCGAGGCATCGCCCGGGCGTGGCCCGGTGCGGAGGTGGTCTCCCTGCCGGTGGCCGACGGGGGTGAGGGCTGGGTGGACACCCTCGTGCACGCGTCGGGCGGGTCTTTCCTCACCCGCCGGGTGACGGGGCCGCTGGGCGAGCCCGTGGAGGCCCGCT comes from the Limnochorda pilosa genome and includes:
- a CDS encoding D-alanyl-D-alanine carboxypeptidase family protein — encoded protein: MVISRRQLQRLALVILAAAVLAAGARQVATRIRPAWVPAAPPPEVTYWPGAREEGPALRARAAILLEGSTGTILYARNEHQQRAPASTTKIVTALLAVERGGLDEQVRVSPEAAGTRGSSAYLRAGQELPLLELLHAMMLPSGNDAAVAVAEHVAGSVPSFARLMNQRVRELGARNSLFQNPHGLDAAGHYTTAYDLALITRTAMRYPVFARIVQTREHPSAWGTWSNTNRLLWSYEGTVGVKTGTTGNAGNCLVTAVNREGLELVSVVLGSPDRWSESVRLLEWGFDTFRRLELASAHAPLVEAAAPGTEEAIPLASPQPVQLLVRKDQVDDVQLRVRLAPVRLPVRRFEPLGQVDLLLGDEVVRTLPLEAAASVGQPSWWHLLLGR
- a CDS encoding ATP-dependent helicase, whose protein sequence is MTDWLKELNPRQREAVEHGDGPLLVVAGAGSGKTRVLTYRIAYLIEVRGVPAHAILAVTFTNKAANEMRQRIERLIGARAEQAWIGTFHATCVRMLRQSGRAIGLRPDFGIFDGSDQLVLVRRVMKELNIDSKRYEPRSILGAISAAKNETTAPEAYAERASDPWERQVAKVYRLYQQGLEEANALDFDDLLLQANRMLEESPEVLRRYQERFRHVLVDEYQDTNHAQYLLVNRLAAAHRNLCVVGDADQSIYGWRGADVRNILEFERDYPDARVVLMEQNYRSTARILESANHVIANNLDRPQKRLWTEHPEGDPVYVYQAVDERHEAAFVADAIELGHRRGRGYGEFTLLYRTHAQSRAFEEEFVRRGLPYRIVAGLRFYDRKEIKDLLGYLRVLANPRDRVSLERIVNVPRRGIGEGTLGRVEAFARTQVNELGQSMSLYEAMGQAGRVEGLSVQYRRRLAEFHALLEGLRAEAGRLTVTDLVGRVLQESGYLEALQAEFGPDAESRIQNLQEFLTVTQQFDDQEGGQPGKLSEFLEQVALVSDVDAYDSRSGSVTLMTLHAAKGLEFPVVFLVGLEEGVFPHSRAVWEPGEIEEERRLAYVGMTRAQQVLVLTCARQRTLYGSTGFNPMSRFIEEIPEHLRQDVTTQGARGLLPGGGRGRRRGGARWLRLCPEGTLPQARLRRPSGRASGCATATSAWAPWCEWSLRGATRR
- a CDS encoding HD-GYP domain-containing protein: MRLLLLKDVRPGMVLGRPVYAEGRTLVAPGVVLTPHVLDRLAQFGIQTLYVRDPGDAALTASAAAEAAEVVSERVRREAYHSVKQYMERMRKGLAATLADTKRVTQAVVSVLEEVLANRNVVLELADIRAMQDYVFNHSVGVGVTASLLGIHQGLERKDLLPLAVGALLHDVGKVKIADAVWNKPGKLTDEEYRLMQQHTVHGFEILRKNPGFDLRSAHVAYQHHERWNGSGYPRGLAGEKIHLFARIVAVVDVFDAMTTDRAYRPARPVYQVLALMEAESGKTFDPDVIRTFLARVAPYPVGTLVRLNTGERALVVQLNEGVPARPVVRLVGHDLEIDLRVNLAQRIVGPAEDVPDREGPGAPA